The proteins below are encoded in one region of Festucalex cinctus isolate MCC-2025b chromosome 2, RoL_Fcin_1.0, whole genome shotgun sequence:
- the asb8 gene encoding ankyrin repeat and SOCS box protein 8, with protein sequence MSSTMWYIMQSIQSKYSLSERLIRTIAAIRSFPHDNVEDLIRKGADVNRMHGTLKPLHCACMVADADCVELLLEKGAEVNALDGYNRTALHYAAEKDESCVELLLEYGAQPNALDGNKDTPLHWAAFKDNPECVRALLDSGACPNARDYNSDTPLSWAAMKGNLESVKVLLDYGAQVHVTNLKGQTPISRLVALLARGLGTEDEEECLELLCRAAGRFEIRRADGTLPKELSKDPQLLARLTGMAAQAPTLRSLARCAVRQSLGVRFLPAAVKELPLPETIKEYLLLRD encoded by the exons ATGAGCTCTACTATGTGGTACATCATGCAAAGCATTCAAAGTAAATACTCCCTGTCCGAGCGGCTCATCCGCACCATCGCCGCCATCCGCTCCTTCCCGCATGACAACGTGGAGGATCTCATTCGCAAG GGTGCTGATGTGAATCGCATGCACGGCACACTGAAGCCCCTGCACTGCGCCTGCATGGTTGCTGATGCTGACTGTGTGGAGTTGCTGTTGGAGAAGGGGGCAGAG GTGAATGCTTTGGACGGCTACAACCGCACGGCGCTCCACTACGCCGCGGAGAAGGACGAGAGCTGCGTGGAGCTTCTGCTGGAGTACGGCGCCCAGCCCAACGCTCTGGATGGCAACAAGGACACTCCGCTCCACTGGGCCGCCTTCAAAGACAACCCCGAGTGTGTGCGAGCGCTGCTCGACAGCGGGGCTTGCCCCAACGCCCGCGACTACAACAGTGACACGCCGCTGAGCTGGGCGGCCATGAAGGGCAACCTGGAAAGCGTCAAAGTGCTCTTGGACTACGGCGCGCAGGTGCACGTGACCAACTTGAAGGGCCAGACGCCCATCTCGCGACTGGTGGCCCTGCTGGCGCGCGGCCTGGGCaccgaggacgaggaggagtgCCTGGAACTGCTGTGCCGGGCGGCCGGCCGCTTCGAGATCCGCCGCGCCGACGGCACGCTTCCCAAGGAGCTCAGCAAGGATCCGCAGCTGCTCGCCCGGCTCACCGGCATGGCGGCTCAGGCGCCCACGCTGCGCTCGCTGGCGCGCTGCGCCGTCAGGCAGAGCCTCGGCGTGCGATTCCTGCCCGCCGCAGTCAAGGAACTTCCTCTACCGGAGACCATCAAGGAGTACCTCCTCCTCCGAGACTGA